From one Acidobacteriota bacterium genomic stretch:
- a CDS encoding zinc ribbon domain-containing protein: MFCPKCGREQAINMRFCSGCGFQLEGTSQLLATDGMLPMVPNVTPQNLPFAEKKPKPRGTKIGVILMLISAVISPIFLAGAIAADHPAPLIIPFTMFLAGFATLIYSLIFKDSTPQPLPPQRRQPMSPMHPVRPVPPSALPQPEAHRIDNFHKPLNTSEIVNTPSITEGTTQLFDKERQ, from the coding sequence ATGTTTTGTCCGAAATGCGGTCGTGAACAAGCAATCAACATGCGCTTCTGTTCAGGTTGCGGGTTTCAACTCGAAGGCACTTCGCAATTGCTCGCTACTGATGGAATGTTGCCGATGGTGCCGAATGTGACGCCGCAGAATTTACCCTTTGCAGAAAAAAAGCCGAAACCGCGCGGCACAAAAATCGGCGTGATTTTAATGTTAATCAGCGCGGTGATTTCGCCAATCTTTCTCGCAGGGGCTATCGCCGCTGATCATCCCGCTCCGTTGATTATTCCATTCACCATGTTTTTAGCCGGATTTGCGACCTTGATTTATTCACTGATATTCAAAGACTCGACGCCGCAACCGTTACCACCTCAACGCAGGCAACCGATGTCGCCAATGCACCCTGTGCGCCCGGTTCCACCGTCGGCTTTGCCACAACCGGAAGCCCATCGCATAGACAATTTTCATAAGCCATTGAACACTTCCGAAATCGTCAATACGCCGAGCATTACCGAAGGCACCACGCAACTCTTCGACAAAGAGCGTCAATAA
- a CDS encoding PQQ-binding-like beta-propeller repeat protein, whose amino-acid sequence MKKLIVKGLVIIVLAVSGMVGASFFKPASANFQATVQLPNSPMKFGVFSVQFNPDNTFKLEGDRWPTMMGNYKITGDEVELLLTNAPKECNGAGRYRFRVSGKHLTFDLISDACTPRRMILDRSNWAPASEQKSLPSRRILRTAGAKFSAPVVTSTPKGIWPSFRGMQASGIADGQNLPDRWDGKSGENVLWHSKIPGLAHSSPVVWGDKLFVTSAVSSDPNATFRPGLYGDGDASKDNSRHKWMLYALDKRTGKILWERIAYQGVPIEKRHIKSTYANSTPATDGRIVVAWFGSQGVFAYDVNGRMLWKVDIGRIDLGAYDIPTYEWGPASSPIIWNNLVILQCDTQTDSFLLALDAATGKTVWKTERNEIPSWGTPTVALTSKGAELVTNASNFIRGYDPQTGKELWRLGGSSKITAPTPVFADDKFVVVSGRAPERPIFVVKSGARGDLTLQENKTSNESILWSRTGRGSYMPTPLIYNDILYVLANNGVLDAYDLKTGEEIYRQRLPLVGSGFSASPVAADGKIYLANEDGEILVIKAGKTFTHLATNSMGELLMATPALSEGVMYVRSSASLFAIGRKP is encoded by the coding sequence ATGAAAAAATTGATTGTCAAAGGCTTGGTCATCATTGTGCTGGCGGTGAGTGGCATGGTCGGCGCGAGTTTTTTTAAACCGGCGAGCGCAAATTTTCAAGCAACCGTTCAATTACCCAATTCACCAATGAAATTCGGCGTTTTTTCCGTACAGTTCAATCCCGATAATACCTTCAAACTGGAAGGCGACCGCTGGCCGACGATGATGGGCAACTATAAAATCACCGGCGATGAAGTTGAGTTATTGCTCACCAACGCGCCGAAAGAATGCAACGGCGCAGGGCGTTATCGTTTTCGCGTGAGTGGCAAACATCTCACCTTTGATTTAATCTCGGATGCCTGCACACCAAGACGCATGATTTTAGACCGCAGCAACTGGGCGCCGGCAAGCGAACAAAAATCCCTTCCCTCACGTCGCATCCTCCGTACTGCCGGGGCAAAATTTTCTGCGCCGGTGGTGACTTCCACACCGAAAGGCATCTGGCCATCATTTCGCGGGATGCAGGCATCCGGCATTGCCGACGGACAAAACCTGCCGGATCGCTGGGATGGCAAGAGCGGCGAAAATGTTTTGTGGCATAGCAAAATTCCCGGACTTGCCCATTCAAGCCCTGTGGTCTGGGGCGATAAATTGTTTGTGACCAGCGCCGTCAGCAGCGATCCGAACGCGACCTTTCGACCGGGACTCTATGGCGATGGCGATGCGTCAAAAGATAATTCGCGTCATAAATGGATGCTCTACGCGCTTGACAAACGCACCGGCAAAATTCTCTGGGAACGCATCGCCTATCAAGGGGTGCCGATTGAAAAACGCCACATCAAATCGACCTATGCCAATTCGACGCCCGCAACCGACGGGCGCATCGTCGTGGCGTGGTTCGGCTCGCAAGGAGTTTTTGCTTATGACGTCAATGGGCGAATGCTCTGGAAAGTTGACATCGGGCGAATAGACCTTGGCGCATATGATATTCCGACCTACGAATGGGGACCCGCGAGTTCACCAATCATCTGGAACAATCTGGTGATTCTGCAATGCGACACCCAGACAGATTCATTTTTATTGGCGCTTGATGCCGCGACAGGTAAAACCGTCTGGAAGACCGAACGCAACGAAATCCCTTCGTGGGGGACGCCGACGGTTGCCTTAACCTCCAAAGGCGCGGAACTCGTCACCAATGCTTCAAATTTCATTCGCGGTTATGACCCGCAAACCGGCAAAGAATTGTGGCGACTCGGCGGCAGTTCAAAAATCACCGCGCCGACACCCGTATTTGCCGATGATAAATTCGTGGTGGTCAGTGGTCGCGCCCCTGAACGCCCAATCTTTGTAGTGAAATCCGGCGCTCGCGGCGATTTGACTTTGCAGGAAAATAAAACCAGCAACGAATCGATTCTGTGGAGTCGCACGGGTCGCGGTTCCTATATGCCGACACCTTTGATTTATAATGACATTCTTTATGTGCTCGCCAACAACGGCGTGCTTGACGCTTACGACCTGAAAACCGGCGAGGAAATTTATCGTCAACGCCTGCCGCTGGTCGGCAGTGGATTCAGCGCGTCACCGGTGGCAGCAGACGGCAAGATTTATCTTGCAAACGAAGATGGTGAAATCCTGGTCATCAAAGCCGGTAAAACCTTCACTCATCTTGCTACCAATTCGATGGGCGAACTATTGATGGCAACCCCTGCACTCTCAGAAGGTGTGATGTATGTGCGTTCATCTGCGAGTCTGTTTGCCATCGGTCGAAAACCTTAA
- a CDS encoding DUF5715 family protein: MIDLARKFRQPTRAVLIFFFGCLICAAASCRKNEPPAKPPVTQPDPLKEAISKVEEARGEPTGRKAQVVVPGQLQHYSDRRRFLAIQQAAWSERNFERPQGYLELLDLIEKGALVEMESLGENYLLYGVGDAADIDFFAYYDRVSEKNIRLFANQTEWLKGKAELEKQIEDLQVKVLDLQTQFSLTSDPALRNNLSKQISEIDKVLTELNERRDLLISFYDDAIRREMLFARYAWLSSIAAKFRGRAYDLEVAPGRREFKMKLLSFIRPEARATILQIAAAYKEKFGRHLPITSLIRTVEYQQRLREVNPNATTREIAPHTTGLAFDIYDGWMDATEQTFLMNLIASLESAGSVEALRENRNHIHVFTLPNGKLPDATRINKALGK, encoded by the coding sequence ATGATTGACCTTGCACGCAAATTCCGACAACCGACGAGAGCCGTTCTCATATTTTTTTTCGGTTGTCTGATTTGTGCGGCTGCAAGTTGTCGAAAAAACGAACCGCCCGCAAAACCTCCGGTCACACAACCCGACCCATTGAAAGAAGCTATCAGCAAAGTTGAAGAAGCGCGCGGCGAACCCACAGGTCGCAAAGCGCAGGTGGTTGTCCCAGGTCAGTTGCAACATTACAGCGACCGCAGGCGATTCCTGGCGATTCAACAGGCGGCGTGGAGCGAGCGCAATTTTGAACGCCCGCAAGGTTATCTCGAATTACTTGACCTTATCGAAAAAGGCGCACTCGTTGAAATGGAATCGCTCGGCGAAAATTATCTGCTTTATGGCGTAGGTGACGCAGCCGACATCGATTTTTTCGCCTATTATGACCGCGTTTCAGAAAAAAATATCCGGCTGTTTGCCAATCAAACTGAATGGTTGAAAGGCAAAGCCGAACTTGAAAAACAGATTGAAGATTTGCAGGTAAAAGTTTTGGATTTACAAACCCAGTTTTCGCTCACCTCAGACCCGGCTTTAAGAAATAATCTCTCCAAACAAATTTCTGAAATCGACAAGGTCTTAACCGAATTGAATGAGCGGCGCGATTTGCTGATTTCGTTTTATGATGATGCGATTCGCCGCGAAATGTTATTTGCGCGGTACGCCTGGCTTTCGAGCATTGCAGCAAAATTCCGGGGACGGGCTTATGATTTGGAAGTTGCTCCGGGTCGTCGCGAATTTAAAATGAAACTCCTCAGTTTCATTCGCCCCGAAGCCCGCGCCACGATTTTACAAATCGCCGCAGCCTACAAAGAAAAGTTCGGCAGGCACTTGCCGATTACTTCTTTGATCCGCACCGTCGAATATCAACAGCGATTGCGCGAAGTCAATCCCAACGCCACCACAAGAGAAATTGCGCCGCACACCACGGGGCTGGCATTTGATATTTATGATGGCTGGATGGATGCAACTGAACAGACTTTTTTAATGAATCTGATTGCCAGCCTTGAAAGCGCAGGCAGCGTTGAAGCCTTGCGGGAAAATCGCAATCACATACATGTTTTTACCTTGCCCAACGGCAAACTGCCGGACGCGACGCGAATTAATAAAGCCTTGGGGAAATAG
- a CDS encoding metallophosphatase domain-containing protein, giving the protein MRLVITSDCHGMLDRVQLPAGDMLIIAGDVFRNHSGKADIDASFQLNDLASFDEYCAELPFKKILLIAGNHDWVFQIYKPAHTSLKHIIYLEDSGVEIAGIKFYGSPHQPWFFDWAFNEPRGGAALRHYWSLIPDDTDVLITHGPPLGILDQPFGRGEHAGCELLLKRVEEVNPRVHCFGHIHGSYGKRQIGGTLFLNASLCNEAYQPVNAPHVVDL; this is encoded by the coding sequence ATGCGTTTAGTCATCACTTCAGATTGTCACGGCATGCTGGATCGCGTTCAATTGCCCGCTGGCGATATGCTCATCATTGCCGGGGATGTGTTTCGCAATCATTCGGGCAAAGCCGATATTGACGCCTCATTTCAACTCAATGATCTCGCGTCGTTTGATGAATATTGCGCCGAATTGCCGTTCAAAAAAATTTTATTGATTGCCGGAAATCACGACTGGGTTTTTCAAATTTATAAACCGGCTCACACATCACTCAAACATATCATTTATCTGGAAGACAGCGGCGTAGAAATCGCAGGCATAAAATTTTATGGCTCGCCGCACCAACCCTGGTTTTTCGATTGGGCATTTAATGAACCGCGTGGCGGCGCGGCGCTTCGACATTACTGGTCGCTGATTCCCGATGATACGGATGTGTTGATTACTCACGGCCCGCCACTGGGCATTCTTGACCAACCGTTTGGCAGAGGTGAACACGCCGGGTGCGAGCTATTGCTTAAACGTGTTGAAGAGGTAAACCCGCGCGTGCATTGTTTCGGTCACATTCATGGTTCGTATGGCAAAAGGCAAATCGGCGGAACTCTGTTTTTGAATGCTTCGTTATGCAATGAGGCTTATCAGCCGGTAAATGCGCCCCACGTAGTTGATTTATGA
- a CDS encoding MBL fold metallo-hydrolase, translating into MNQKKICTACGTQFPNLEQAPECCPICSDDRQYLPESGQTWTTLDDLSKNFKVMTQNLTDNLYEMKMTPHFAIGQRALLIVAPGGNILWDCIPLLDEPTIDFINSKGGLKAIAFSHPHFYSTMGDWAEVFNCTIYIHQSDDQWIVQKTNRINLWSGMELKLWDNIKIINIGGHFPGSCILHVPFLSAEGVIMCGDSFVISPSKKHIAVMHSYPNKIPLPLNEINRIKERMRPLQFDTLYAWNSSQNICSEAKLLLEDSLARYV; encoded by the coding sequence ATGAATCAGAAAAAAATTTGTACAGCTTGTGGTACGCAATTTCCCAACCTCGAGCAAGCGCCGGAGTGTTGTCCGATTTGCAGCGATGACCGGCAGTATCTTCCCGAAAGCGGACAAACCTGGACTACGCTCGATGACCTGTCAAAAAATTTCAAGGTCATGACTCAAAACCTAACCGACAATCTTTATGAAATGAAAATGACGCCGCACTTTGCCATCGGTCAAAGGGCGCTGTTGATTGTCGCGCCGGGCGGAAACATTTTGTGGGATTGCATACCCTTGCTTGACGAACCAACCATTGATTTCATCAATTCAAAAGGTGGGTTAAAAGCCATCGCTTTTTCTCATCCACATTTTTATAGCACGATGGGTGATTGGGCAGAAGTTTTTAACTGCACGATATACATTCATCAATCGGACGACCAATGGATTGTTCAAAAAACCAACCGCATTAATTTATGGTCGGGAATGGAACTCAAATTGTGGGACAATATTAAAATAATCAATATCGGCGGACATTTTCCCGGTAGCTGCATTCTTCACGTCCCCTTTTTATCGGCGGAAGGGGTTATTATGTGTGGCGATAGTTTCGTCATTTCACCCAGTAAAAAGCATATTGCGGTAATGCACAGCTATCCCAACAAAATACCTTTGCCGCTGAACGAGATAAACCGTATCAAAGAACGAATGCGACCTTTGCAATTCGACACCCTCTATGCCTGGAATTCCTCGCAAAATATCTGCTCGGAGGCGAAATTGCTTTTGGAAGATTCATTGGCGCGATATGTTTAA
- a CDS encoding cupin domain-containing protein: MIKTSHNQLVRTNEIKWMPLDEDLVKGVFIKSLLFDEENKRSPTILLRFEAGATYPLHNHPGGEEIYVLEGDVKLGKTELKTGDYLFTAVNHKHRVSTQNGCILLLKVPQPVKILESRGENDLGDESHES; this comes from the coding sequence ATGATTAAGACAAGTCACAACCAGCTTGTTAGAACGAATGAGATAAAGTGGATGCCGCTTGACGAGGATTTGGTCAAAGGCGTCTTTATAAAATCATTACTCTTCGATGAAGAAAACAAACGTTCGCCGACAATCCTTTTGAGATTTGAAGCCGGGGCGACCTATCCCTTACACAATCATCCAGGCGGCGAAGAAATTTATGTCCTTGAGGGTGATGTCAAACTTGGCAAAACCGAACTGAAAACCGGTGATTATCTTTTCACGGCAGTGAATCATAAACACCGTGTCAGTACGCAAAACGGCTGCATTTTATTGCTGAAAGTTCCACAGCCGGTCAAAATCCTGGAGTCGCGCGGCGAGAATGACCTGGGAGATGAAAGTCATGAAAGTTGA
- the dxs gene encoding 1-deoxy-D-xylulose-5-phosphate synthase — protein MTLLKQINDPADLRNIPQSKLQTVADEIRDYMIETLSKIGGHTGASLGPVELILAMHYAFDTPKDKLVFDIGHQAYAHKILTGRRDQFPTIRQYGGISGFLRREESVYDVFNAAHAGTSISAALGMAAARDINEEDFHVVAFIGDAGLTAGMALEGINQVGHLKKKMIILLNDNEMSIAPNVGALSGYLNRIRGAKPYHELKHEIEEWVKMIPAVGEKMLSVGKSLKDALASQIIPGALWEELGLRYMGPINGHDIDAILKTLEEAKKEDGPVLIHALTVKGKGYAPAEHDKAAWHGTSAFEISTGKFIKDSNPAPTYTNVFAQATIDLMREDEKIVAITAAMPDGTGLSKVMKEFPDRTFDTAIAEQHAVTFAAGLATEGLRPIAAIYSTFLQRAYDQIFHDVVLMNLDVTFALDRGGVAGADGPTHHGLMDYGYLRHMPGFVVMAPKDENELRHMLKTAVYFKGPASLRYPRGNGLGVPMDAEINALEIGKAEILRDGTDVAILGIGTQVAFCMKAAEKLAADGINATVVNARFVKPLDEELILALAQSHGSLVTVEDHYLMTGFGSAVLELLEQHKMYDVRVLRLGFEDKLIEHGPQNVLLGKYGLDGEGIYKSAKEFMASKYSFAMK, from the coding sequence ATGACTTTATTGAAACAGATCAATGACCCTGCTGATTTACGCAATATTCCGCAATCCAAACTGCAAACTGTCGCCGATGAAATCCGCGATTATATGATTGAAACCTTGTCGAAAATCGGCGGTCACACCGGCGCCAGTCTAGGACCCGTAGAACTCATCCTGGCAATGCATTACGCCTTTGATACGCCAAAAGACAAACTGGTTTTTGACATCGGTCATCAAGCCTACGCCCATAAAATTTTGACCGGTCGCCGCGATCAATTCCCGACCATTCGTCAATATGGCGGCATCAGCGGTTTCCTGCGACGCGAAGAATCGGTTTATGATGTATTCAATGCGGCACACGCGGGAACCTCGATATCTGCGGCGCTCGGCATGGCAGCGGCGCGCGATATTAACGAAGAAGATTTTCATGTGGTTGCGTTTATCGGGGACGCGGGACTCACGGCAGGCATGGCGCTTGAAGGCATCAATCAGGTCGGGCATCTGAAAAAGAAGATGATCATTCTGCTCAATGATAACGAAATGTCGATTGCTCCGAATGTCGGTGCCCTCTCTGGGTATCTTAACCGCATACGCGGCGCGAAACCCTATCACGAACTCAAACACGAAATCGAAGAGTGGGTGAAGATGATTCCGGCGGTCGGCGAAAAGATGCTATCGGTCGGTAAATCATTAAAAGATGCGCTCGCCAGTCAAATCATTCCGGGCGCGCTCTGGGAAGAGTTAGGCTTGCGTTATATGGGACCAATCAACGGGCACGATATTGACGCGATTCTTAAAACCCTCGAAGAAGCCAAGAAAGAAGATGGTCCGGTGTTGATTCACGCGCTCACCGTCAAAGGCAAAGGCTATGCGCCAGCCGAACACGACAAAGCCGCGTGGCACGGCACCTCGGCTTTTGAAATCTCGACCGGAAAATTCATCAAAGACAGCAACCCGGCTCCGACCTATACCAATGTCTTCGCGCAGGCAACCATTGACCTGATGCGCGAAGATGAAAAAATCGTCGCGATTACCGCAGCCATGCCCGATGGCACGGGACTCAGCAAAGTGATGAAAGAATTTCCCGACCGCACGTTCGACACAGCGATTGCCGAACAACATGCGGTGACCTTTGCTGCGGGACTGGCGACAGAAGGCTTGCGCCCGATTGCGGCAATCTATTCGACATTTTTGCAACGCGCCTATGACCAGATTTTTCATGATGTGGTGTTGATGAATCTTGATGTCACGTTTGCTTTAGATAGAGGCGGGGTTGCCGGTGCGGATGGTCCGACGCATCACGGTTTGATGGATTATGGATACCTGAGACATATGCCCGGATTTGTGGTGATGGCTCCAAAAGATGAAAACGAACTCCGGCATATGTTAAAGACGGCGGTCTATTTCAAAGGTCCGGCGTCGCTTCGTTACCCGCGCGGCAATGGACTGGGCGTACCGATGGACGCAGAGATTAACGCCCTTGAAATCGGCAAAGCCGAAATTTTACGCGACGGAACCGATGTGGCAATTTTAGGCATCGGCACGCAGGTCGCGTTTTGTATGAAGGCTGCCGAAAAACTGGCAGCCGATGGTATCAATGCAACGGTGGTCAATGCGCGATTCGTGAAGCCGCTGGATGAAGAACTGATTTTAGCTTTGGCGCAATCGCACGGTTCGCTCGTCACGGTCGAAGACCATTATTTAATGACCGGTTTCGGCAGCGCCGTTCTTGAACTTTTAGAACAACATAAAATGTACGATGTTCGTGTGCTGCGTTTAGGATTTGAAGATAAATTAATCGAACACGGACCGCAAAATGTGCTGCTCGGCAAATACGGATTGGATGGTGAAGGGATTTACAAGAGCGCCAAAGAATTCATGGCGAGCAAATACAGTTTTGCTATGAAATAA
- a CDS encoding MauE/DoxX family redox-associated membrane protein, whose amino-acid sequence MKVESRRLAETAKIYLRVALAAAYLSSVASRFGWRGAGRGWGNFQNFLDYTAKLNPFLPASLIPVVGWMATIAEVAFAVLLLIGFRIKTTAFLSGILLLLFAVGMTLGFGFKEPLDYSVYTASAGSFLLAAWHKNAFSVDAMIGNAAEINGQ is encoded by the coding sequence ATGAAAGTTGAGAGCCGCAGACTGGCGGAAACGGCGAAAATTTATCTGCGGGTGGCTTTGGCGGCGGCTTATCTCTCGTCGGTCGCTTCACGTTTCGGTTGGCGGGGAGCCGGTAGGGGATGGGGCAATTTTCAGAATTTTCTCGACTACACAGCCAAACTCAATCCGTTTTTGCCTGCTTCCCTCATTCCTGTTGTCGGCTGGATGGCAACAATTGCCGAGGTGGCTTTTGCGGTTTTACTGCTCATCGGGTTTCGCATCAAAACCACGGCGTTCTTAAGCGGCATTTTACTGCTGTTATTTGCCGTCGGAATGACACTCGGATTCGGATTTAAAGAACCGCTCGATTACTCGGTTTACACGGCTTCAGCCGGTTCTTTCCTGCTCGCCGCGTGGCACAAAAACGCTTTCAGTGTAGATGCGATGATCGGCAATGCAGCCGAAATCAACGGGCAATAA
- a CDS encoding TlyA family RNA methyltransferase has protein sequence MPKERIDKLLFERGLVESRTQAQALILAGQVLVNNQRIDKPGQTVATNCEIRIKGEIPRYVSRGGLKLEAALHAFHLDVKNKICLDVGASTGGFTDCLLQHGAAQVYAIDTGHNQFAWKLRQDSRVTLVEGLNARYLEAKHFSILFDLAVIDVSFISLTKILPAVERNLKAAGDCIALIKPQFEVGKGEVGKGGIVSDPAKHRRVIKEIVEFATSINLNPVELIDSPILGAEGNREFLIHLNKRQASRVWRHLDNDEV, from the coding sequence ATGCCCAAAGAACGCATAGACAAACTGTTATTCGAGCGTGGCTTGGTTGAAAGCCGCACACAGGCACAGGCGTTGATTCTTGCGGGGCAGGTGCTGGTCAACAACCAGCGCATCGACAAGCCCGGACAAACGGTTGCGACCAATTGTGAAATCCGCATCAAAGGCGAAATCCCGCGTTATGTGAGTCGCGGCGGTTTGAAATTGGAAGCCGCGCTTCACGCTTTTCATCTTGATGTAAAAAATAAAATTTGTCTGGATGTTGGCGCATCGACCGGTGGATTTACCGATTGCCTGTTGCAACACGGCGCAGCCCAGGTCTATGCAATCGATACCGGGCATAATCAATTTGCCTGGAAGTTGCGACAGGATTCGCGTGTGACCCTGGTTGAAGGCTTGAATGCGCGTTATCTCGAAGCGAAGCATTTTTCAATCCTGTTTGACCTTGCAGTCATTGATGTGTCATTTATCTCGCTCACCAAAATCCTTCCGGCAGTTGAACGAAATCTGAAAGCAGCGGGCGATTGTATTGCTTTAATCAAACCGCAATTTGAAGTCGGCAAAGGCGAAGTTGGCAAAGGCGGCATCGTAAGCGACCCCGCGAAACATCGTCGCGTCATCAAAGAGATTGTCGAGTTTGCCACCAGCATCAATTTAAACCCGGTTGAGTTGATTGATTCGCCGATTTTAGGCGCAGAAGGCAACCGCGAATTCCTCATCCATCTCAATAAGCGTCAGGCGTCGCGAGTCTGGCGTCATCTGGATAACGATGAAGTATGA
- a CDS encoding polyprenyl synthetase family protein — MTTFASESLTQYFTRRTEEVNAWLDKFLPQESVQPDSIHRAMRYSIFAGGKRLRPILVLASGEALGAATEDLMPAACAVEMIHTYSLIHDDLPAMDNDDLRRGRPTCHKAFGEAIAILAGDALLTQAFRTLAADAVNRDAEKQVRVIREIANAAGTIEALIGGQVVDIESEGKAVDAATLEYIHRSKTGAMIRVCCLVGGIIAGANDDEMQKIIRYGECIGLAFQIADDILDVTQTSEQLGKTAGKDLAAAKATYPAIHGLDASHAKAREMVDEAVTIVSSLGGDTRILQSIARFIIERQS; from the coding sequence ATGACAACATTCGCAAGCGAATCACTAACCCAATACTTCACACGTCGAACCGAAGAAGTAAACGCCTGGCTCGATAAATTCTTACCACAGGAATCGGTGCAACCTGATTCCATTCACCGCGCCATGCGTTATTCGATATTTGCGGGCGGCAAACGCCTGCGCCCCATTCTTGTTCTCGCAAGCGGTGAAGCCCTGGGCGCAGCAACCGAAGACCTGATGCCCGCGGCGTGCGCTGTGGAAATGATTCACACCTATTCGCTGATTCACGATGATTTGCCGGCAATGGATAATGATGATTTGCGGCGCGGGCGTCCGACCTGTCACAAAGCTTTCGGTGAAGCAATTGCCATCCTCGCCGGTGACGCTCTGCTTACGCAAGCCTTTCGCACGCTCGCAGCCGACGCCGTGAATCGCGACGCCGAAAAACAGGTGCGGGTGATTCGCGAAATTGCCAATGCCGCAGGAACCATCGAAGCTTTAATCGGCGGACAGGTGGTCGATATCGAAAGCGAAGGCAAAGCGGTTGACGCAGCGACGCTTGAATACATTCACCGCTCAAAAACCGGCGCGATGATTCGCGTCTGTTGCCTGGTTGGCGGCATCATCGCCGGGGCAAATGATGACGAGATGCAGAAAATCATTCGTTACGGCGAGTGCATCGGACTCGCCTTTCAAATTGCCGATGATATTTTGGATGTCACGCAAACCAGTGAACAGTTGGGCAAGACCGCAGGCAAAGACCTCGCCGCCGCTAAAGCGACTTATCCGGCAATTCATGGACTCGACGCTTCACACGCCAAAGCTCGCGAAATGGTTGACGAAGCCGTTACCATCGTTTCATCCCTTGGCGGCGACACCCGCATACTCCAGTCCATCGCCCGCTTCATCATTGAAAGACAATCTTAG
- a CDS encoding AraC family transcriptional regulator, with protein sequence MIDILTIKNAVGLTAPRRIRKYVLIWCSSGVATLLVDEQVFELTANTVITITSGQIHYLQSTQNAEGYVLEFTYDFFCKNDNDIELIFHNSLFCHFAMNEVIYLGKGHSAGTELQHIERELKDKPYQYLITIHSRIELLLVELNRAKIKQGGEIYKPDALFLKFLETIRANFSKKLTVRQIAKILATTESRLNELSKLHTGRTAQSVIYGLVASEAKRLLTYEKLSVKETAFRLGFDDPFYFSNFFKKQTNLSPKMYKEKFT encoded by the coding sequence ATGATTGATATTTTAACCATTAAGAATGCTGTGGGTTTAACCGCCCCGCGACGCATCAGAAAATACGTTTTGATTTGGTGTTCATCGGGTGTTGCAACCCTTCTGGTTGATGAACAGGTTTTTGAATTGACCGCCAATACGGTGATTACGATTACCTCCGGGCAAATTCATTATTTGCAGAGTACACAAAATGCCGAAGGCTATGTGCTGGAATTCACTTACGACTTTTTCTGCAAAAACGATAACGATATCGAATTGATTTTTCATAACAGTCTGTTTTGCCACTTTGCGATGAATGAAGTGATATATCTGGGGAAAGGTCATTCGGCAGGCACAGAACTTCAACATATTGAGCGGGAATTAAAAGATAAGCCCTATCAATACCTGATCACCATTCACAGCAGAATCGAACTGCTACTGGTTGAACTCAATCGCGCCAAGATCAAACAGGGGGGCGAAATTTACAAACCTGATGCGCTATTTTTAAAATTTCTTGAAACCATCAGAGCCAATTTCAGTAAGAAATTAACCGTCCGCCAAATCGCCAAAATTTTAGCGACGACCGAATCACGACTCAATGAGCTTTCCAAATTGCACACCGGAAGAACGGCGCAAAGTGTCATTTACGGATTGGTGGCTTCCGAAGCCAAACGTTTGCTGACCTACGAAAAGCTGTCGGTTAAGGAAACGGCTTTTCGGTTAGGATTCGATGATCCGTTTTACTTCTCAAATTTCTTCAAAAAGCAAACCAACCTTTCCCCCAAAATGTACAAAGAAAAGTTCACTTGA